The Telopea speciosissima isolate NSW1024214 ecotype Mountain lineage unplaced genomic scaffold, Tspe_v1 Tspe_v1.0290, whole genome shotgun sequence DNA segment CCTttgacagaattttccaagatatAAAGTTTGATGTTCTCACTAAAGGTTCTTACCCCCCTGTTGTGGCCGCCAGTAACTCAAGGAATCAGTTCTTGGTTGAGAAGTGAGGGATTCAAGTTAATTGGACTGTTTCGGTTCCTAAAGCTTGTTCTTGGTTTACTCCTTCAGCCCATATGGTAgcgctccattgtgatgggtctttgaGCGCGGACAGAGCTGCATATGGAGGAATTATTCGTCATGCAACTGGAGAtcctattttggcctatgtgGGTAAAGGGGTGGAGACTTTAGTGCTTTGCATGGAGTTATTAGCTATTCACAGAGGGGTGGCCTTGTGCTTGGAGAGGGATCTTCAAAGTGTTTCgattagatctgattcgaagttggcagtAGATATCATTACTGGTGCGGTCAGCTGCCCTTGGAGCGTGTATGTTTTGAAGTGCCAGATTAGCTCTCTCCTGACCCAGTTGACTCACCTTGAAGTgagacatgtttggagggaactGAACCAGCCGGCAGATTTTGTTGCCTCCATCGacagtggggatggggaaactattatttaTCCCCCGAACTTTCCTGAAGACCTGATGAGGCTGATTCACGATGATACTAATAGGAAGACCTACTTTAGGATTCCGTGATTGGGGTGGGTCTTgccttttctttgtattttcgaGGGGTCtgtcctcggggggtgtggggcctcttcctctcccttagGTTTGTCTAAGGGGTGGTAattggctgccttcttttgtatcttcttttttcGTTCTATACACTCAcatattacctataaaaaaaaaaagatataaggacacttttcagaaaatcccaaacccaaaaaagtacagaaatgccactaaCTAACCCAaaacgtcccacctggtctggtttaaacaaaaaa contains these protein-coding regions:
- the LOC122647943 gene encoding uncharacterized protein LOC122647943, with protein sequence MVALHCDGSLSADRAAYGGIIRHATGDPILAYVGKGVETLVLCMELLAIHRGVALCLERDLQSVSIRSDSKLAVDIITGAVSCPWSVYVLKCQISSLLTQLTHLEVRHVWRELNQPADFVASIDSGDGETIIYPPNFPEDLMRLIHDDTNRKTYFRIP